In the genome of Bradysia coprophila strain Holo2 unplaced genomic scaffold, BU_Bcop_v1 contig_232, whole genome shotgun sequence, one region contains:
- the LOC119076506 gene encoding uncharacterized protein LOC119076506, with product MPNNGTFTPLPQKFDSDKNWETYAAQLDQYFLAYEVTDDNRKRAMLLSTLSLDVFDTLTDLCFPDKPQAKTYKEICGIMKNRFTPTRSIFHDRRTFFDVKQKQDETVIEFATRLKQSIRYCKFEGCYKMVLRDKFVVGLLEGPVRSKVFEMDPTATFEACVETAIKKESINTKGTEDQSD from the coding sequence ATGCCGAACAATGGAACATTCACCCCATTACCGCAAAAGTTCGATTCAGACAAGAATTGGGAAACGTATGCAGCACAGTtggatcaatattttttggcaTACGAAGTCACGGATGATAACCGGAAGCGAGCAATGTTGTTATCGACGTTGTCATTGGATGTATTTGACACATTAACAGATTTGTGTTTTCCGGACAAGCCGCAGGCGAAAACATACAAGGAAATTTGTGGCATtatgaaaaatcgttttacaCCGACCAGATCCATTTTTCATGATCGGCGGACATTTTTTGATGTAAAGCAGAAGCAAGACGAGACAGTCATAGAATTCGCCACAAGGTTGAAGCAGAGTATCCGGTACTGTAAATTCGAAGGTTGTTACAAGATGGTGCTTCGCGACAAATTCGTGGTTGGTCTACTGGAAGGCCCAGTACGCAGCAAAGTTTTCGAAATGGATCCGACAGCTACATTCGAAGCATGTGTTGAGACAGCGATCAAGAAGGAGTCAATCAATACGAAGGGCACTGAAGATCAGTCggattaa